TTTCAGTTTGGCCAACCACAAAACGACCTTGTTTCTGAAACCCACCTTTAGCCCACATCACGGCGATCTGTGGATAGTAGAACGCCCCAAGATGTGAGTGATCAGGGTTAAAAAGCTTATGTTCAGGATTCAGAAAAATAGTCTTGATCCATCGCCATAATTCAGGTGCTGGTGCAAAGTTTGGTGTATCTAGGGCAAAGATCCATTCTGGTGGATATGGTCTTTGATGAATTACAAATCCGACTTCGTTCATAAATTTTACCCATTAAAAAACCCTCTGAAGAGGGCTATTTTCCTTCAAAGTAACTGTCTACTCTTTGTCTTTTCTCATCATTAACATCTTGGTCCATGTAGAAACAGTGCCGATACTTTTGAATTAAATTTCCAATATATTTTTGTTTATCAGGCAGTGTCATTGTAAACAACAGCTGAGCTGCAATTGTTACTAAGTTGTTTGACTGCCTCAAAACATCCATCAAAATTTCAATATCAAATCCTAACAAATCTCTTGTAAAGGATTGCTTCCCAGTATGTACAAATGAGTTCAATTGTTTTAGGTGGTACTTTTTGAACATCTTAAAATGTTCTACAACATCTCTAGCTGGCAAATTTGCAGCATCAAGCAAATTAATCATATCAGTTGCAGTTGGGTATTTTTCTTTTTCAAACTGTTCTTCCATAGTGTAACCAAAGCTTAAAGAGGTTATCTTATCTCCCTCAGCAACAAACATAATCCAAAATGCTCTTAAAACCGCTTCAAATTGAACCCTAAATAAGACCATGGCAGGTATAGGCAAATCATTATTTAAGAGCTTATTAATGCCTTTTGCATGCTCATATGAAATAAAAATGCTTTGTTTTGCTAAATCAAGCCTTACCCCAATGTCCATAAAATGACTTTTCGAAATCTCCCTTTCTAACTCACTCAACATTGCTAAAGACAAATCAAATATGTGCTTAGGTTCTTTTATTTTCACAATATCCATAATCTTAATGGCTAATTAAAGTTATTCTACTTATACATCATATGCATACATCAAATCATCAAGTGTTTCTAAGTAGAACCTATCTTTTACAAAATGGTGGATACAGCATATAATAACAATGCAGGAGCAAGGACTTCCCGATGGCTGTATTATTACTTCACAGGGTTCGTGCCGTTGGGTCAGCTATGATGCTGGTCTGTTTGCGTTAAGGTAACACCCTAGCAGACCTAAAGAACGAAGGACGCCACCCCTAATTTATTAGGATTAAAAGATGAGGCGGTAACAGTTGCATCTTTTTTGAGAAAGCCCGTGAGGGCTTTTATTTTTTGTTGGTAATAAAAAACCACCCGAAGGTGGCTTTAATAAATTTTAGCAATATCAGTAGAATCTAGAAATAATTCTTGAATAACGTTCATTAGCTAAAGATAGACCAATACAAAGCACCGTAACAGGCACAATGACCAATCCATATTTCAACACATCAATGTTGTTTTCAACTAAACCCTTAAATGGGAAAGTTGTCAGAATTTGAGTATTAGCAATTCCATTTATAATTGACACATAAACAAATGGTGAAAACACTGTAAAACAGATAGTTAGCAATACAATAAACAATACACTTGGAAACTGATGCAATATCTCTTCAATATGATCAATCTTATCTCTCAAACTGCCCATGAAAACACCCTTTTATTATTTGATATTTTTATAGCATGAATTTCAATCAAAAAAAATAGTTCAAAAAATCATCCTGTTTTTAACTTAGATGAGGTGATCAGATAGGAATGCCCAACTCAAAATCACTTCTCTAAATTAACGACATAAGAAAGCCCCACCGAAGCAGGGCATAAAAGAAAACCTCCCGAAGGAGGTGTATTACATTGGGCAACTTTCATCACTTCCGTTAGCTGCTCTCTCAAGTCTTGGAAAGACTCTTTTCCACATACTTGTTACAGCTACCACATCAACTTTTACGTTTTTTGATTCATTAAGGTTAATTACATCAATTCCTAAACTGTATAATTTAGGATCTAATCCAATGTAAACTGAATATTCAATTTTATTCAAAGATTGCATTTTTTCAAATCCCATATCAGGGCCAAGGCGAACATGATCTAATACAATTTTTGCTTTGTTCTTGGTGTTGTAGCACTTGTTTAAGAATGCATCTATATTTTTTTCAACGCTAGCTATGTCTTTGTTAACAATAAACTGATGTTTAGCAGTACCCAAATTTTTTAGTTCATGGGGACTTTTTGGAAAAGTCATACAACCAGTTAATATCATTGTAAAAAATATAATAAAGATTGATTTCATTTTATTGATAATTGATTAGTTAAAGTTAATAAATAATATAGCACAGGCAACAAAAAAGCCCACCTTTCGATGAGCTTTATATCTAATGATCTACTTAGACTTCGACCACTATAACGTAAAAATAGCATTTGCCCTGCGCAGGGTCAAGTTTTTGAAAAATTTACTATAAGTTTTGTTTTGATAGTTTTGAGATGGTACCCTATCCAATAATCACAAAATCCTTACTTTATTTATTAATAATCCTACTTTATGCCTAACAATATTAATCTTCATTGTATCTATGTCGCAGATCCAAGCCTTAACAACTTCCTTACTGGTCTTAACCATGGAATTTGGGGCTTTAAAGAATTAAATAGTAATGCAAAGCAAATTAAAGCTGGGGATTACCTGATTTTTGCTCATGCACTATTAGGTCCTGTAAGAAGTCGTTTCTCTGGTCAACTAACACAATATGTTCTCGCTAAAGTAACCAGTGATATGTTTGAAGTTACGGCGGAGCAAGACGCAGATAACCCCAAAATATGGGACGATGAGGTTGGTTCTAATATTTATCCTCACCGCTTCTACTTCAATATTCTAGCGGCCTATCCAACTCTAAAGTCTAAAAACAACGTTTATGAATTAAAGAAAGACTATTTTAATGTTACTGATGATCCTCATGTTGCCAAGATTTATGAAGGTTTCCGCTACTCTTCATGTGTCCAAGGTAGAAATGGACTAATTACAAATATTTCAGTGAAATTGCCTGATGAAGCGATTAAAGACAATACTTTAAAAAACTTAGGGACTATCTTTAATCTGAAAGATAGTGTGTTACACCGTAATAGTGAAAAGAAAGTCTTTGATAAGTTTCAATCCAGTGCACCTTCACATGCTGTCGATATCAATCCTGAGAAAGATATTGATGAAGATATTTATGTAATTCAGCAAAGCTCCTCTATAACAGAGACCAACAAAGAAAGGCTTATTCAGTCACGTTTAGGTCAAGGCCGCTTTAGAAGTGATCTCTTACACAACTTTAAGAGCACGTGCCTTTTAACCGGCATCCGGCATGAATCCTTATTACTCGCGAGTCATATCAAACCTTGGAGCGAGTGTACGAATGAGGAAAGGATTGATTCTAGAAATGGTTTATTATTGTCTGCCTTGATGGACAAACTCTTTGATCGTTACTTCATCACGTTTGATCCAGAGTCACTGAGGCTCATCATGTGTGAAGATCCTTTAATTCTTGAAATTATTAACAATCATCAGTTAATAGATTTCGTTATAAAGGTACCTTTCCGAGGTAAAGATCTAGCTGTTTTCAAAAAGTATATGACTAGTCATTTCGAAAAGTTCAATGAAGTTAATGAGAAAAGATATGGGACAAAGTAATCTTAAACGCGCTGAAGAGATCCAGAACCTATTAATTTCAAAAGGCTTCACATGGAAGAGCCATGAGCAAGCCAAAGAAAAAGTTCTTGAAGAAATCGATGAACTCTTTGTTGAGATCAATGCTCCAGAAATCAATCAGGATCGTTTAGAGGATGAGTTTGGAGATTGTTTATTCTCTCTGCTGAATTTGGCATGCCGACTAAATCTGGACTCTGAAAAGTGTTTAGGCTTAGCTATCTCAAAGTTTGAGAAACGTATTGCCTTTGTTGAAGAACAGGCTCAGCAACATGGCCTTACTATGCAAGACGTAGATTTACAGCAGATGTTGCATTGGTGGAAGTTAGCGAAGTAGTTTTGCCCAAACTGTCATAAGAAGATGCATATCGTGAATGCTGAGGCAGATCGATTAGCATTGAAAGAAAATATTTTTCATTTAATTAGTCAACTCAACTAAAATATTATTAAATATTAATTACATTTAATTAATCAGGAGGTTAAATGTCTGCTAATTTAGGAACCATTCTTTCATTTATTGCTAGCCTCGCCATTGTCACACCCATCTTAAAATTTCTTTTTCTTTCTTCTTATCGTACTCATTTAAGAAGAAGTAAATATATTGAAAAAAGGAATTTGCTTCAAACCTATTATGATGAAACTTATTTAAAAAAAGATAAAAAATCTAAATTTATCCTGCAAGAAGATACGAACGTTTTAATGAGTAACGACAAATATTCTTATCAATTAATCTTTAAAATATTAGAATCGAATGCTCAATATTTCTACAAAGCAATAAATACCTTAAATTTTTGTAGCTGGTATTTAAAAGAAAAAACAGTTAATGGCAACTTCATACTAACTTGTAGATTTTCAAAGAAGACTTTGAAAATTATATTTGATGTCTACCTCACCATGTATCTGTTCACAAGCACTTTTTGGCTTTTGGGTAATCTTTATTGTCTAATGACTAAAGCCAAACCTCTTAATAATATAGTTTTTGACATTATCATTATTTTAATAATGATATTTGCATTCCCTGCTGGCAAAGCTCGTGCGACATTAAAATTATCTGAAATTTTAGATATCAAATTTAAAAATGACTAAGCAAATACTGCTATACCTTAGCAAGTTTTTTACTCTCTTTAAAATAATAAAGCCCATCTCCCGACAGGCTTTAACTTTTAACACTTATAAGAATCTTCCTGAGCCTTGCTAAACTCTAATGACTCTTGAATCAGTCCATCCATAATATTAAAAACACGTTTCAGTTCTTGGAATACTGAGTCAGGTACATCATAGACTTTACCAACATACTCAATGTTCTTATCACATAGATGCCGAACAGCGCCAATCATCGCCGCTAGATCTGCAACTTGCTCATAAGCCAAAGCATAGCCATCTGCAACATCACTGGCATCATACGATTGATTTTTGATTTCCATATAGTCCACCTCGGGTTCTGAAATGCACTGTGCACTTCTTTTTCTATCGAGATAGATTATGTGCAATTATATTTGCACGGTCAAGATCCTATAGATTCGAGTTTTGCTAATGCTAGTGACTCAACGGCTTTTATTTTTTCTAACCGTTCTTTCCCAATCTTTATTAGATCAGACCAAACACCAACTGGAACAGGTCTCGTACTTTGCATCCAGTGCGTAATACGTCTCTCATCAACAGCTAATGCAATAGCCATTGATTTTTTCCAACTATTCCCGAAATATGCTTTCCCGATTGATTCTAATAAATTTGGATCGTTTAAGTTGTCCATTAGTTCTGAACGAACACTATCATTTGATTCAGACATATATACCTTTTACTTAAGTAATTAAGTAAGTAAGCGCTTACTTATTAAAACTAGGCTTATTACACCATAAAATTTAGTAAATACTAATTTTCAGGTTGTAAAAATTAGATAAAAACTAACTTTAATTTGTAGAAAAATTAGCGAAATACTAACTTTAAGTTGTAGAAATTAGATAGGAACTAATTTTTAGGCGTAAAACCTAACTTTAAGTTGTAAAAATTAGATAAAAGCTAACTCCTAGTTAGATTTTATCTAAAATCCTATAAACCCATACCGACAATGCAACGCTGCCAAGCCACACTTAACGTCTTGTCGAGCATCGCTTTGAGTGCGTTCTTCATTGGCCATCTCAGACCATGACTGTCCTATAAAGTAACGATCAACCACGGCATCTAGCCATTCATCCATCACTTCGCTCTGCCCCAAAATATCCAGTATCAGACGCTGTACAGCGCGAGCTTCATTGTCATTGATCTCACAAGTGGTCTTATTGCGCTTTGGTCGTGGTGGCTCGTAATCATTGGA
This genomic stretch from Acinetobacter sp. C32I harbors:
- a CDS encoding HNH endonuclease, encoding MPNNINLHCIYVADPSLNNFLTGLNHGIWGFKELNSNAKQIKAGDYLIFAHALLGPVRSRFSGQLTQYVLAKVTSDMFEVTAEQDADNPKIWDDEVGSNIYPHRFYFNILAAYPTLKSKNNVYELKKDYFNVTDDPHVAKIYEGFRYSSCVQGRNGLITNISVKLPDEAIKDNTLKNLGTIFNLKDSVLHRNSEKKVFDKFQSSAPSHAVDINPEKDIDEDIYVIQQSSSITETNKERLIQSRLGQGRFRSDLLHNFKSTCLLTGIRHESLLLASHIKPWSECTNEERIDSRNGLLLSALMDKLFDRYFITFDPESLRLIMCEDPLILEIINNHQLIDFVIKVPFRGKDLAVFKKYMTSHFEKFNEVNEKRYGTK
- a CDS encoding MazG nucleotide pyrophosphohydrolase domain-containing protein, whose protein sequence is MGQSNLKRAEEIQNLLISKGFTWKSHEQAKEKVLEEIDELFVEINAPEINQDRLEDEFGDCLFSLLNLACRLNLDSEKCLGLAISKFEKRIAFVEEQAQQHGLTMQDVDLQQMLHWWKLAK